The Ananas comosus cultivar F153 linkage group 2, ASM154086v1, whole genome shotgun sequence genome contains a region encoding:
- the LOC109706834 gene encoding 50S ribosomal protein L29, chloroplastic isoform X3, whose product MMALGLSSPPSFASPSSRVSPLLPSLRSSFHGIRIGSSIRTPPPFPARCGGGDKRMAVVAMAKREEEMKEIRVKTTEELNEEVVDLKGELFMLRLQKSARNEFKSSEFGRMRKRIARMLTVKREREIEQGINKRLSRKLDKKWKRSIVVRPPPSLRKKQEEQKAAESDKSS is encoded by the exons CTTCCCCTTCCTCTAGGGTTTCGCCTCTATTACCTTCTCTGAGGTCCTCGTTCCACGGGATTCGAATTGGGAGCAGCATCCGTACCCCTCCGCCATTCCCCGCTCGCTGCGGAGGTGGGGATAAGCGGATGGCGGTGGTGGCAATGgcgaagagggaggaggagatgaaggagATAAGGGTGAAGACGACGGAGGAGCTCAACGAGGAGGTCGTCGACCTCAAGGGCGAGCTCTTCATGCTGCGCCTTCAAAAATCCGCGCGCAACGAGTTCAAGTCCAGCGAGTTTGGCCGCATGCGCAAAAGG ATTGCTCGTATGTTGACTgtgaaaagagagagggaaatcgAACAGGGGATCAACAAAAGACTCTCTAGAAAGCTTGATAAAAAATGGAAGCGAAGCATCGTTGTTAGGCCACCGCCATCCCTGAGGAAGAAACAGGAGGAACAAAAAGCGGCAGAGTCAGATAAGTCATCATAG
- the LOC109727908 gene encoding uncharacterized protein LOC109727908: MKHWVAYATKGSGEYYGSKAKINLWSLPHDIKPSQQQSGYAMWVSNEHEITNAVIAGFQADGYNSTGCYNLMCKSFVMVDWNVLTPGSVVGPVSIYNGAQYYITISVKKDAKTRDWFLYREDLGEPRLIGYWPKSLFTTLADRADAVSWGGMVSYDTDDAGPPLGSGHHASELERKAAYFKNIEIFYSDGKSHDLIDGEQDRFADKEECYTISKLVDSSKYGRHDGHLFYFGGPGGCDG; the protein is encoded by the exons ATGAAACAT TGGGTTGCTTATGCGACGAAGGGGTCAGGTGAATATTATGGCTCTAAAGCCAAGATAAATCTTTGGAGTCTACCACATGATATTAAACCTTCACAGCAGCAAAGTGGGTACGCAATGTGGGTGTCGAATGAGCATGAAATCACTAATGCCGTGATAGCAGGATTTCAA GCGGATGGTTATAATTCAACTGGTTGTTATAATCTTATGTGCAAAAGCTTTGTAATGGTTGATTGGAATGTACTTACACCAGGAAGTGTGGTTGGTCCTGTTTCCATTTATAATGGAGCGCAGTACTATATAACAATTAGTGTAAAAAAG GATGCTAAAACTAGAGATTGGTTTTTATACAGAGAAGATTTAGGTGAACCCAGATTAATAGGTTATTGGCCAAAGTCTCTCTTTACAACTTTAGCTGATAGGGCAGATGCGGTTTCATGGGGTGGAATGGTTAGTTATGATACGGATGATGCTGGTCCTCCATTGGGTAGTGGACACCATGCTAGTGAATTGGAAAGAAAAGCagcatattttaaaaatattgagatATTTTATTCTGATGGTAAATCTCATGACTTAATTGATGGCGAACAAGATCGATTTGCCGATAAGGAAGAATGTTACACAATTAGTAAACTTGTTGATTCAAGCAAGTATGGACGACATGATggacatttattttattttggtggaCCTGGTGGATGCGAtggttga
- the LOC109727897 gene encoding uncharacterized protein LOC109727897, with protein sequence MKMAEKATIVSWGGVVSNPRDGIGPPMGSGHYSSELEGKAAFVKNIEIFDSNGGSIDLANIAKSDVNREDCYNVYPELYHDNKLHFFTYWTRDDYNSTGCYNLDCEGFVMVNWDILTPGSVVNPVSIYDGQQYYITLSIKKDAKSGDWFLYREDIGDAKLIGYWPKSLFTTLADSANKISWGGVVIYDKNDTGPPMGSGHYASELERKAAYFKNLEMFDHDGNSHDLFDGAQARYDDKEACYTLSALVNSGKFGLHDGHLFYFGGPGGCYN encoded by the exons ATGAAGATGG CTGAGAAGGCGACCATAGTTTCATGGGGTGGAGTTGTCAGCAATCCTCGAGATGGAATTGGCCCTCCGATGGGCAGTGGGCACTATTCTTCTGAATTGGAAGGAAAAGCAGCATTTGTGAAAAATATTGAGATCTTCGATTCGAATGGCGGATCCATTGACCTTGCAAATATTGCAAAGTCTGATGTTAATCGGGAAGACTGCTATAAT GTATATCCAGAATTATATCACGACAACAAACTTCATTTTTTCACATATTGGACG AGGGATGATTATAATTCAACAGGTTGTTATAATCTTGACTGCGAAGGCTTTGTAATGGTCAATTGGGATATACTTACACCAGGAAGTGTGGTTAATCCTGTCTCCATTTACGATGGTCAGCAGTACTATATAACACTTAGTATAAAAAAG GATGCTAAATCTGGAGATTGGTTTTTATATAGAGAAGATATAGGTGATGCCAAATTAATAGGCTATTGGCCAAAATCTCTCTTTACAACTTTAGCTGATAGCGCAAATAAGATTTCGTGGGGTGGAGTTGTTATTTATGACAAGAATGATACTGGTCCTCCGATGGGTAGTGGACATTATGCTAGTGAATTGGAGAGAAAGGCAgcatattttaaaaatcttgaGATGTTTGATCATGATGGTAATTCTCATGACTTATTTGATGGCGCACAAGCTCGATATGACGACAAGGAAGCATGCTACACACTTAGTGCACTTGTTAATTCAGGCAAGTTCGGATTGCATGATGggcatttattttattttggtggaCCCGGTGGATGCTACAACTGA